The following is a genomic window from Stenotrophomonas maltophilia.
TGCGGTGTCGAAACGACCTGGATAGGCGGGCAGCGCTGTCACCGTTTGCTGGCCGGTCGCCAGCGGATGGCCGGCCGCCTGCCAGGCGGCGATGCCGCCGTCGAGTACGGCCACCCGGCGGTGACCGATCAGGCGCAACAGCCACCATAGGCGCGAGGCGGCCATGCTGCCGTCGCTGCCGTCATAGACCACCACCTGGGTGTCGGGGCCGATGCCCCACTGCCCCAGCTTTGCGGCAAAGGCATCGCTGTCCGGCAGTGGATGGCGACCATGGCCGACGCGCGACAGATCGGACAGGTCACGATTGAGATCGGCATGCACCGCACCCGGCACATGCCCTGCCAGATACTGGCCACCACCTGCCTGCGGATCGGCCAGCGAGGCCCGCGCATCGACCACGCGCACGGCGGTGCTGGCGGTAGCGCGTGCATCGACCACGCGCACGCCCTCGC
Proteins encoded in this region:
- a CDS encoding sulfurtransferase yields the protein MKPIDPPWTTLVDVATLAAAVGEGVRVVDARATASTAVRVVDARASLADPQAGGGQYLAGHVPGAVHADLNRDLSDLSRVGHGRHPLPDSDAFAAKLGQWGIGPDTQVVVYDGSDGSMAASRLWWLLRLIGHRRVAVLDGGIAAWQAAGHPLATGQQTVTALPAYPGRFDTAQIANADEISARLKHAPGWLVDARAGERFRGEVEPLDPVAGHVPGAVNRPFALNVLDGRLRDAQELRAELQGVIGNRDPEQVVLMCGSGVTACHLLLAMESAGLSGARIYADSWSGWVSDSSRPVATGA